From Streptomyces sp. 6-11-2, one genomic window encodes:
- a CDS encoding type I polyketide synthase — MSKTSSTTAAENGGPDTATPFQRHDEPIALVGMGFRLPGGNESPEDFTEFLKAGGNGIRPVPEDRWDVAALSPRPAEAAGPAEGGSDAEPERGKVRTAGAGFLDRIDQFDAQFFNISPKEAAFVDPQQRLLLETAWQALEHANIDPATLRHGNGGVYVGASSIDYALEMEGLPYEELDGHLAAGITLFPLSGRLSYFFGLRGPSLTVDTACASSLTATHLAVEGLRSGACDIALAGAVNCLHHPRIFVMFSHANMLAPDGRCKTFDEDANGYVRAEGCAVLVLKRLSDAQRDGDRILALIRGTAIGEDGESAGLTVPNGTAQEAVIRAALRNGGLTPSDIQYVEAHGTGTPLGDPIEMGAISDVFADSHAAERPVTVASVKTNIGHTEPVAGIAGVIKTVLQMQARTVFPHVNFSKPSGRIPWANIPVTVPTENRPWKAEGTRRAVVNSFGFAGSIAAAVLEEPPALPAPESVPGEAGDTADEGGHVFTLSAKSRRSLALQIERYQQHLVNNPGVDIGDLCYTANVGRSHFTHRIGGVVTGHEPLAALLARHAETAEAANRRTPIRKTAFLFAGQGSQYPGMGAALYRQFPVFAAEVDACDELFAATLGHSVRELMLATGERAAEELNQTLYSQPALFTLEYALAKLWMSWGLRPSVLIGHSIGEVTAAAVAGLFSLEDATTLVAARARLMQSVSTPGGMAAVGAPVEDVAPLLEKYPDLAVAGVNSPEQTVISGGEESLGEAMDAFTERGLRVKRLTVSHAFHSPLMEEVYDAFRAEIAGIEFHDPELTLISNVTGEVARFRDIATPDYWVRHIGAPVEFAKGMRTVERRGRHAMVEIGPSLALSAPAKQCVTAQDHLWVASLHPQDTDGRTVRNAVAQLYMANFSLSWSGFHTGRERRTVSLPGYAFDRKRYWLPTGSNRHGLGARIADTSGVQHALLGAETTTDAQRAAGVREFSTAISAARPGYLADHVAMGKVVFPGTGYLEIVLALQDAVFGHTRRAVRDVVLREALMLDADTPTRLRTRLRPAEDGTSVVEVAGLAGSGQDEVERLHATAVLSAVDEAQDGPSESARALVDLAAREERTEDLLHSDDVYAAYAGAGLDYGPAFRLMHSVTRFPSGLTVGDLQGVTAGPLEHVPPALLDAAMHNMSALADDGNSYLPVRFGRFTLFRKPRAELLRTLLRLVPADSPDVDVCADVLVLEGDEPVMELRGLGLKQLAEAPGAPRRSFFHQLRWTKRSAAGPEGVADRRVLLVGRPADGFQEASARLAEGGGRVVFAAGADEAGAVLAQERITDVCWFWQSDADAAGANGLRAESERNYGRLLALLAVLDRHGFGRDQRLWLVTEQAQLLRGDAPARVRLAGSSLWGFGAVMLNEYPSYRTTLIDLPADDSGPDALVMELTTRESGDFQVAYRGGRRHVRRLVADDARARRDNGFGLAVKEYGTFAGVRPERVEEVAPTGDEIQVQVAGVGLNFKDVLNALGMMKEFGEQPLGFECAGTVVAAGPEASFAPGDEVIVNYLGLMRRRVTVPSAVAVRKPAGLDFTQAAGLISVYVTAYYALHTLAGMKAGDRVLVHAAAGGVGQAATHLAHLAGAEVFATASPHKWPLLREQGVEHVMNSRTLGFADEIERITGGQGVDIVLNSLNKDFIPAGMRSLGQGGRFVELGKVGVWTPEQVAAERPDVSYVNFDLSELPLDRLIPLNQEIMQVIVELVEAGKLPPLPVTGYTLDEVEEAFGVLSRGANIGKLVIEFDDPSAREQRTVDIRPDRVYLITGGLGGLGLVAAEKLVDLGARKLALVGRRTQPTPDVAHLLERLKERAEVTVLQGDVSDPADVGRITAGMLRSGTPVGGIVHAAGITADQPVAEQTWQALDTVFQAKIYGSWLLHEAAAAFPELEFFVGFSSAAPVVGAPGQSNYAAANAFLDTLMAWRSAQDLPALSVNWGPWAEVGMSARLGEALIRRWEDEGIKLFSPSRGARAFASVLGRPLSQIVVGEADWDRFTAAKPVRNALYERLVQPGGGQALTLDLEALRQQTRAERLAALDEFVRAKTADVLHLDDPDAIDPYTEFVQLGLDSLVAVELKNTLEAALRLPLPPQLAFDHPSSAQLAAFLEQQLADTAAA; from the coding sequence ATGTCGAAAACGTCGAGCACTACGGCGGCCGAGAACGGCGGACCCGATACGGCGACGCCCTTCCAGCGGCACGATGAGCCCATCGCACTGGTCGGCATGGGTTTCCGCCTGCCGGGCGGTAACGAGTCCCCCGAAGACTTCACCGAGTTCCTGAAGGCGGGCGGCAACGGCATCCGCCCCGTGCCCGAGGACCGCTGGGACGTGGCAGCGCTGTCACCGCGCCCGGCGGAGGCCGCGGGGCCGGCCGAGGGCGGTTCCGACGCCGAGCCGGAGCGGGGCAAGGTCAGGACGGCGGGCGCCGGCTTCCTGGACCGGATAGACCAGTTCGACGCCCAGTTCTTCAACATCTCGCCCAAGGAGGCCGCGTTCGTCGACCCGCAGCAACGGCTGCTGCTGGAGACGGCCTGGCAGGCGCTGGAGCACGCCAACATCGACCCCGCCACCCTGCGGCACGGCAACGGCGGCGTCTACGTCGGCGCCAGCTCCATCGACTACGCGCTGGAGATGGAGGGCCTGCCCTACGAGGAACTGGACGGCCATCTCGCGGCCGGCATCACGCTGTTCCCGCTGTCAGGGCGGCTGTCGTACTTCTTCGGGCTGCGCGGTCCGAGCCTCACCGTGGACACCGCGTGTGCCTCGTCGCTGACCGCGACGCATCTGGCCGTGGAGGGCCTGCGCAGCGGGGCGTGCGACATCGCGCTGGCCGGCGCGGTCAACTGCCTGCACCACCCGCGTATTTTCGTGATGTTCTCGCACGCCAACATGCTGGCGCCGGACGGCCGCTGCAAGACCTTCGACGAGGACGCCAACGGCTATGTGCGCGCCGAGGGCTGTGCCGTGCTGGTGCTCAAGCGGCTGTCGGACGCCCAGCGCGACGGCGACCGGATCCTCGCCCTGATCCGCGGTACGGCCATCGGCGAGGACGGGGAGAGCGCCGGTCTGACCGTGCCCAACGGCACCGCCCAGGAGGCCGTGATCCGCGCGGCGCTGCGCAACGGCGGTCTGACGCCGTCCGACATCCAGTACGTCGAGGCGCACGGCACCGGCACTCCGCTGGGCGACCCGATCGAAATGGGCGCCATCAGCGACGTCTTCGCCGACTCGCACGCCGCGGAGCGGCCGGTGACCGTGGCGTCCGTGAAGACCAACATCGGCCACACGGAGCCGGTGGCCGGTATCGCGGGGGTGATCAAGACCGTTCTGCAGATGCAGGCGCGCACGGTCTTCCCGCATGTGAACTTCAGCAAGCCCTCCGGCCGCATCCCGTGGGCGAACATCCCGGTGACGGTGCCGACCGAGAACCGGCCCTGGAAGGCGGAGGGCACTCGGCGGGCCGTCGTCAACAGCTTCGGCTTCGCCGGCAGTATCGCCGCGGCTGTCCTGGAGGAGCCGCCGGCCCTCCCCGCGCCCGAGTCGGTGCCGGGCGAGGCGGGGGACACCGCCGACGAGGGCGGTCACGTGTTCACCCTGTCCGCGAAGTCACGCCGCTCGCTGGCCCTGCAGATCGAGCGCTACCAGCAGCACCTGGTGAACAACCCGGGCGTGGACATCGGCGATCTGTGCTACACCGCCAATGTCGGCCGCAGCCACTTCACCCACCGGATCGGCGGCGTGGTCACCGGCCACGAGCCGCTGGCCGCGCTGCTGGCCCGGCACGCCGAAACCGCCGAGGCCGCGAACCGCCGTACCCCTATACGCAAGACCGCGTTCCTCTTCGCCGGCCAGGGCTCGCAGTACCCGGGCATGGGTGCCGCCCTCTACCGGCAGTTCCCGGTGTTCGCCGCCGAAGTCGACGCGTGTGACGAGCTGTTCGCGGCGACGCTGGGCCATTCGGTGCGCGAGCTGATGCTCGCCACCGGGGAACGGGCGGCCGAAGAGCTGAACCAGACGCTGTACTCGCAGCCTGCGCTGTTCACTCTGGAGTACGCGCTGGCCAAGCTTTGGATGTCGTGGGGGCTGCGGCCCAGCGTGCTGATCGGCCACAGCATCGGCGAGGTCACGGCGGCGGCCGTGGCCGGGCTGTTCAGCCTGGAGGACGCGACCACACTGGTGGCGGCCCGCGCCCGGCTGATGCAGTCGGTGTCCACGCCGGGCGGCATGGCGGCGGTGGGCGCGCCCGTGGAGGACGTGGCGCCGCTGCTGGAGAAGTACCCGGACCTGGCGGTGGCGGGCGTCAACTCGCCCGAGCAGACGGTGATCTCCGGCGGCGAGGAGTCGCTGGGGGAGGCCATGGACGCGTTCACCGAGCGCGGTCTGCGCGTCAAGCGGCTGACCGTCTCGCACGCCTTCCACTCCCCGCTGATGGAGGAGGTGTACGACGCCTTCCGCGCGGAGATCGCCGGCATCGAGTTCCACGACCCGGAGCTGACGCTGATCTCCAACGTCACCGGTGAGGTCGCCCGGTTCCGCGACATCGCCACCCCCGACTACTGGGTGCGGCACATCGGCGCGCCGGTCGAGTTCGCCAAGGGCATGCGCACGGTGGAGCGCCGTGGCCGGCACGCGATGGTGGAGATCGGCCCGTCGCTGGCGCTGAGTGCTCCGGCCAAGCAGTGCGTCACCGCCCAGGACCACCTGTGGGTGGCCAGCCTGCACCCGCAGGACACGGACGGCCGGACCGTGCGCAATGCCGTGGCACAGCTGTACATGGCCAACTTCTCGCTGTCGTGGAGCGGCTTCCACACCGGCCGCGAACGCCGCACCGTCTCTCTGCCCGGCTACGCCTTCGACCGCAAGCGGTACTGGCTGCCGACCGGCTCCAACCGGCACGGCCTGGGCGCCCGGATCGCCGACACGAGCGGCGTGCAGCACGCGCTGCTCGGTGCCGAGACGACCACCGACGCACAGCGCGCCGCCGGCGTACGGGAGTTCTCCACCGCGATCAGCGCCGCCCGGCCCGGCTACCTCGCCGACCATGTGGCGATGGGCAAGGTGGTCTTCCCCGGCACCGGCTATCTGGAGATCGTTCTCGCGCTTCAGGACGCGGTGTTCGGCCACACCCGCCGGGCGGTCCGCGACGTCGTGCTGCGCGAGGCGCTGATGCTCGACGCGGACACCCCGACCAGGCTGCGGACCCGGCTACGCCCGGCTGAGGACGGCACCTCGGTGGTCGAGGTGGCCGGCCTGGCCGGGAGCGGACAGGACGAGGTCGAGCGGCTGCACGCGACGGCGGTGCTGTCGGCCGTGGACGAGGCACAGGACGGCCCCAGCGAGTCGGCCCGCGCGCTGGTCGATCTGGCGGCCCGCGAGGAGCGGACCGAGGACCTGCTGCACTCCGACGACGTGTACGCCGCCTACGCGGGCGCCGGCCTCGACTACGGCCCCGCGTTCCGGCTGATGCACTCGGTCACCCGCTTCCCGAGCGGGCTGACCGTCGGCGACCTGCAGGGCGTCACCGCCGGCCCGCTGGAGCACGTTCCGCCGGCGCTGCTCGACGCGGCCATGCACAATATGAGCGCCCTCGCCGACGACGGCAACTCCTATCTGCCGGTCCGCTTCGGCCGCTTCACCCTCTTCCGCAAGCCGCGCGCCGAGTTGCTGCGCACCCTGCTGCGGCTGGTCCCGGCCGACTCGCCGGACGTGGACGTGTGCGCCGACGTGCTGGTGCTGGAGGGCGACGAGCCGGTCATGGAGCTGCGCGGGCTCGGCCTGAAGCAGCTCGCCGAGGCGCCCGGCGCGCCGCGCCGCAGCTTCTTCCACCAACTGCGCTGGACCAAGCGCTCGGCGGCGGGCCCGGAAGGTGTCGCCGACCGTCGGGTGCTGCTGGTGGGCCGCCCGGCCGACGGCTTCCAGGAGGCGTCGGCCCGGCTGGCCGAGGGCGGCGGCCGGGTGGTCTTCGCGGCCGGCGCCGACGAGGCCGGCGCCGTACTGGCCCAGGAGCGGATCACCGACGTGTGCTGGTTCTGGCAGTCCGACGCGGACGCGGCGGGCGCGAACGGCCTGCGGGCGGAGTCGGAGCGGAACTACGGCCGGCTGCTGGCCCTGCTGGCGGTGCTGGACCGGCACGGCTTCGGCCGCGACCAGCGTCTGTGGCTGGTCACCGAGCAGGCCCAGCTGCTGCGCGGGGACGCCCCGGCCCGGGTGCGGCTCGCCGGCAGTTCGCTGTGGGGCTTCGGCGCGGTGATGCTCAACGAGTACCCCTCGTACCGGACCACGCTGATCGACCTGCCGGCCGACGATTCCGGTCCGGACGCGCTGGTCATGGAACTGACCACGCGCGAGAGCGGCGACTTCCAGGTGGCTTACCGGGGCGGCCGCCGGCATGTGCGGAGGCTGGTCGCCGACGACGCCCGGGCCCGCCGGGACAACGGTTTCGGGCTCGCCGTGAAGGAGTACGGCACGTTCGCCGGCGTCCGGCCGGAGCGGGTCGAGGAGGTGGCGCCCACCGGCGACGAGATCCAGGTCCAGGTGGCCGGGGTCGGCCTCAACTTCAAGGACGTGCTCAACGCCCTCGGCATGATGAAGGAGTTCGGCGAGCAGCCGCTCGGCTTCGAGTGCGCCGGCACGGTCGTCGCGGCCGGGCCGGAGGCGTCCTTCGCGCCCGGCGACGAGGTGATCGTGAACTACCTCGGTCTGATGCGCCGCCGGGTGACCGTGCCATCGGCGGTGGCCGTGCGCAAGCCGGCCGGGCTGGACTTCACCCAGGCGGCTGGCTTGATCTCGGTGTACGTCACCGCCTACTACGCGCTGCACACGCTGGCCGGCATGAAGGCCGGCGACCGGGTGCTCGTCCACGCGGCGGCCGGCGGCGTCGGGCAGGCGGCGACCCATCTGGCCCATCTGGCCGGGGCGGAGGTCTTCGCCACCGCCAGCCCGCACAAGTGGCCGCTGCTGCGCGAGCAGGGCGTCGAGCATGTGATGAACTCCCGCACGCTGGGCTTCGCCGACGAGATCGAACGGATCACCGGCGGGCAGGGCGTGGACATCGTGCTCAACAGTCTCAACAAGGACTTCATTCCGGCCGGGATGCGGTCCCTGGGGCAGGGCGGCCGGTTCGTCGAGCTGGGCAAGGTCGGAGTGTGGACGCCGGAGCAGGTCGCGGCGGAGCGGCCGGACGTTTCGTACGTCAACTTCGACCTCAGCGAGCTGCCGCTGGACCGACTGATCCCGCTCAACCAGGAGATCATGCAGGTGATCGTCGAGCTGGTGGAGGCGGGCAAGCTGCCGCCGCTTCCGGTGACCGGGTACACCCTGGACGAGGTGGAGGAGGCGTTCGGCGTGCTCAGCCGTGGCGCCAACATCGGCAAACTGGTGATCGAGTTCGACGACCCGTCGGCCCGCGAGCAGCGCACGGTCGACATCCGGCCGGACCGCGTCTACCTGATCACCGGCGGTCTCGGCGGCCTTGGCCTGGTGGCGGCGGAGAAGCTGGTGGACCTCGGCGCCCGGAAGCTTGCCCTGGTCGGCCGGCGCACGCAGCCGACGCCGGACGTGGCGCACCTGCTGGAGCGGCTGAAGGAGCGGGCGGAGGTGACCGTACTGCAGGGCGACGTCTCCGACCCGGCGGACGTCGGCCGGATCACCGCCGGGATGCTGCGCTCGGGCACGCCGGTCGGCGGCATCGTCCACGCGGCGGGCATCACCGCCGACCAGCCGGTCGCCGAACAGACCTGGCAGGCCCTCGACACGGTCTTCCAGGCGAAGATCTACGGCTCCTGGCTGCTGCACGAGGCGGCTGCGGCCTTCCCGGAGCTGGAGTTCTTCGTCGGCTTCTCCTCGGCCGCGCCGGTGGTCGGCGCGCCCGGCCAGTCCAACTACGCGGCGGCCAACGCGTTCCTGGACACGCTGATGGCGTGGCGGAGTGCGCAGGACCTGCCGGCGCTGTCGGTGAACTGGGGCCCATGGGCCGAGGTCGGTATGTCGGCTCGGCTGGGCGAGGCGCTGATCCGGCGCTGGGAGGACGAGGGCATCAAGCTCTTCTCGCCCAGCCGCGGCGCCCGCGCCTTCGCCTCGGTGCTGGGCCGCCCGCTGAGCCAGATCGTGGTCGGCGAGGCGGACTGGGACCGGTTCACCGCGGCCAAGCCGGTGCGCAACGCGTTGTACGAGAGGCTCGTCCAGCCCGGCGGCGGGCAGGCGCTCACCCTCGACCTGGAGGCCCTGCGGCAGCAGACCCGGGCCGAACGGCTGGCGGCGCTGGACGAGTTCGTACGGGCGAAGACCGCGGATGTGCTCCACCTGGACGACCCGGACGCCATCGATCCGTACACCGAGTTCGTGCAGCTGGGGCTGGACTCCCTGGTGGCCGTGGAGCTGAAGAACACGCTGGAGGCGGCGCTGCGGCTGCCGCTGCCCCCCCAGCTGGCCTTCGACCACCCGTCGTCGGCTCAGCTCGCGGCCTTCCTGGAGCAGCAGCTCGCGGACACGGCCGCAGCCTGA
- a CDS encoding long-chain-fatty-acid--CoA ligase: MAGPSTETIAARSLLHAARRPDHPAIICEGRDTTYAELHRASNRTAHALTAAGLARGDRVAFLGRENEHYYDLALGCAKTGVVLVPINWRLTADEVDHILRDSGARMVFVQGEFMSAVERVHDGLPKLREIRRFDGDGHRAEGFLAWKGDAPDSDVDVEIGPDDPMVQMYTSGTSGLPKGVVLAHRTFFTFIENMRRAGCDWIDWRPEDRTLICFPGLHSAGMAWFMHAFNVGATSVVMGMFMADEAVRLISAHRVTTVWAAPAMLDMMMTEHDSGPEAFASLRKVVYGGAPISPSQLERCLTVFGCELAQMYAAAETGSVVTCLTPADHVLGNPRLTSAGRVCPGNIVRIVDEDGKEQPAGTIGQVSVWTPAHFAEYFRQPEATARTLEGGWLKLGDAGYLDEDGYLFLCDRIDDTIIVAGQNIYPVEVENALRAHPAVADVAVVGVPDARWGETVRACVVVVPGSETSGRELMLFLRGRLADFKIPSSYEFLDVLPRNPTGKVLRRELRRRYAAAG; encoded by the coding sequence GTGGCCGGACCGAGCACGGAAACCATCGCCGCCCGATCCTTGCTGCACGCGGCCCGACGGCCGGATCACCCGGCGATCATCTGCGAAGGCCGCGACACCACGTACGCCGAACTGCACCGGGCGAGCAACCGCACCGCCCATGCCCTCACGGCGGCCGGCCTTGCCCGCGGCGACCGTGTCGCGTTCCTGGGCCGGGAGAACGAGCACTACTACGACCTGGCCCTGGGCTGCGCGAAGACCGGCGTGGTGCTGGTGCCCATCAACTGGCGGCTGACGGCCGACGAGGTGGACCACATCCTGCGCGACTCCGGCGCCCGCATGGTCTTCGTGCAGGGCGAGTTCATGTCCGCCGTCGAGCGCGTCCACGACGGCCTGCCGAAGCTGCGCGAGATCCGCCGCTTCGACGGCGACGGCCACCGGGCCGAGGGCTTCCTCGCCTGGAAGGGGGACGCCCCGGACTCCGACGTCGACGTGGAGATCGGGCCGGACGACCCGATGGTGCAGATGTACACCAGTGGGACCAGCGGCCTGCCCAAGGGCGTGGTGCTCGCGCACCGTACCTTCTTCACCTTCATCGAGAACATGCGGCGAGCCGGCTGCGACTGGATCGACTGGCGGCCGGAGGACCGGACGCTGATCTGCTTCCCCGGCCTGCACTCGGCCGGCATGGCCTGGTTCATGCACGCCTTCAACGTCGGCGCCACCTCCGTGGTGATGGGGATGTTCATGGCCGACGAGGCCGTACGGCTGATCTCCGCGCACCGGGTCACCACCGTGTGGGCGGCCCCCGCGATGCTCGACATGATGATGACGGAGCACGACTCCGGCCCCGAGGCGTTCGCCTCGCTGCGCAAGGTGGTCTACGGTGGTGCGCCCATCTCGCCGTCGCAGCTGGAGCGCTGTCTGACGGTGTTCGGCTGCGAGCTGGCCCAGATGTACGCCGCGGCCGAGACCGGCAGTGTGGTCACCTGCCTGACCCCGGCCGACCATGTGCTGGGCAACCCGCGGCTGACCTCGGCCGGCCGGGTCTGCCCCGGCAACATCGTGCGGATCGTCGACGAGGACGGCAAGGAGCAGCCGGCCGGGACCATCGGTCAGGTCAGCGTGTGGACGCCGGCGCACTTCGCCGAGTACTTCCGGCAGCCGGAGGCCACCGCCCGCACCCTGGAGGGCGGCTGGCTCAAGCTCGGTGACGCCGGCTACCTCGACGAGGACGGCTACCTCTTCCTGTGCGACCGGATCGACGACACGATCATCGTCGCCGGCCAGAACATCTACCCGGTCGAGGTGGAGAACGCGCTGCGGGCGCACCCCGCCGTCGCCGATGTGGCCGTGGTGGGCGTGCCCGACGCCCGCTGGGGCGAGACGGTCCGCGCCTGCGTGGTCGTCGTGCCGGGCAGCGAGACCAGCGGTCGCGAGCTGATGCTCTTCCTGCGCGGCCGGCTGGCCGACTTCAAGATCCCCAGCAGCTACGAGTTCCTGGACGTCCTGCCTCGCAACCCCACCGGGAAGGTGCTGCGCCGGGAGCTGCGCCGGCGCTACGCCGCGGCGGGCTGA
- a CDS encoding thioesterase II family protein: MTEPVAALADRWFQPESTPDAETRIFLLHYAGSGASIYHDWPPRIPADVSVQCVQLPGRQERFDEDMFTDVEPLVQTLADCFTAELDGRPYAVFGHCMGALIGYRLTVELHERGEQPPVLLGASAWAPKGFRTPPPEQLQVPQSELVDWARGLGSLPESILNNTEALSLMMPAMRADLEVCASYQDDDATVPCPVVTYSADRDPLVDPEAMASWVPRTKSYLGNRLFQGGHFFIHEQTTSITADFVRLLLGRAAGTRPAF, encoded by the coding sequence ATGACCGAGCCGGTCGCCGCCCTCGCGGACCGCTGGTTTCAACCGGAGAGCACGCCCGATGCCGAAACCCGGATCTTCCTGCTGCACTACGCGGGGAGCGGAGCGTCGATCTACCACGACTGGCCGCCCCGGATCCCCGCCGACGTCTCCGTCCAGTGCGTCCAGCTGCCGGGCCGCCAGGAACGGTTCGACGAGGACATGTTCACCGACGTCGAACCGCTGGTCCAGACGCTGGCCGACTGCTTCACCGCCGAGCTGGACGGCCGCCCGTACGCGGTGTTCGGCCACTGCATGGGCGCGCTGATCGGCTACCGGCTGACCGTCGAGCTGCACGAGCGCGGCGAGCAACCGCCGGTGCTGCTGGGCGCCTCCGCGTGGGCGCCGAAGGGCTTTCGCACCCCGCCCCCCGAGCAGCTCCAGGTGCCGCAGAGCGAACTGGTGGACTGGGCCCGCGGGCTGGGCTCGCTGCCGGAGAGCATCCTCAACAACACCGAGGCCCTCAGCCTGATGATGCCCGCCATGCGGGCGGACCTGGAGGTCTGTGCCAGCTACCAGGACGACGACGCGACGGTGCCGTGCCCGGTGGTCACGTACAGCGCCGACAGGGACCCGCTGGTGGACCCGGAGGCCATGGCGTCCTGGGTGCCGCGCACCAAGTCCTACCTGGGCAACCGCCTCTTCCAGGGCGGCCACTTCTTCATCCACGAGCAGACGACGTCGATCACTGCCGACTTCGTCCGCCTGCTGCTCGGCCGGGCCGCCGGGACCCGGCCCGCCTTCTGA
- a CDS encoding nuclear transport factor 2 family protein, with amino-acid sequence MTVTSPNEFADRYVAVWTETDPQARRKAVEELWAPDGIYANAVAVVRGHEAIAAQVGYAHDAYATGGFTFRSCNNARGQHNTLRFNWVMVSASTGALEAVGFDFLTLDDAGRIVSDHQYFDTPPSYVVPPPGEAD; translated from the coding sequence ATGACCGTGACCAGTCCCAACGAGTTCGCCGACCGCTATGTCGCGGTCTGGACCGAGACCGATCCGCAGGCCCGTCGCAAGGCTGTTGAGGAGCTGTGGGCGCCCGACGGCATCTACGCCAACGCCGTCGCCGTCGTCCGCGGCCACGAGGCCATCGCCGCCCAGGTGGGCTACGCCCACGACGCGTACGCCACCGGAGGCTTCACCTTCCGCTCCTGCAACAACGCGCGCGGCCAGCACAACACGCTGCGGTTCAATTGGGTGATGGTGTCGGCGTCCACCGGCGCGCTGGAGGCCGTCGGCTTCGACTTCCTCACGCTGGACGACGCCGGCCGCATCGTCTCCGACCACCAGTACTTCGACACCCCGCCGAGCTACGTGGTGCCGCCGCCCGGGGAGGCGGACTGA
- a CDS encoding helix-turn-helix domain-containing protein, which produces MTEVQESRQLSRPVGELMRRWREQRGYSQLALATRAEISARHLSFLETGRSKPSRDMVLRLGRHLGLALREQNQLLLAAGYAPAYTDSPLDVAEMLPVRGALHQILTGHEPFPALVVDRNWNIVLSNAGFRLFAKDAAPELLQPPVNALRLALHPEGMQPRIINFPDWRAQLLMRLQRRVELTAEPGLAELYQELRAYPGGGEPSRPPRTDHADLTLPLRLRYQDMELSLICTIATFGMPLDVTVAELAVEAFLPADGPTGELLNRLHTAAPAGPDPAGAA; this is translated from the coding sequence ATGACCGAGGTGCAGGAAAGTCGGCAACTGTCCCGCCCGGTGGGCGAATTGATGCGTAGATGGCGGGAGCAGCGGGGTTACAGCCAGCTCGCCCTGGCCACCCGGGCCGAGATCTCCGCGCGTCACCTCAGTTTCCTGGAGACCGGTCGGTCCAAGCCCAGCCGGGACATGGTGCTACGGCTGGGCCGGCACCTCGGCCTGGCACTGCGCGAGCAGAACCAGCTGCTGCTGGCGGCCGGCTACGCGCCCGCCTACACAGACTCTCCCCTGGACGTTGCCGAGATGCTTCCCGTGCGTGGTGCGCTCCATCAGATCCTGACGGGCCACGAACCCTTTCCCGCACTTGTCGTGGACCGCAACTGGAACATCGTGCTGAGCAACGCCGGCTTCCGACTCTTCGCCAAGGATGCCGCGCCCGAGTTGCTGCAGCCTCCCGTCAACGCGCTCAGGCTGGCCCTGCACCCCGAGGGCATGCAGCCTCGAATCATCAACTTCCCCGATTGGCGAGCCCAGTTGCTGATGCGCCTGCAGCGGCGAGTCGAGCTGACGGCCGAGCCGGGCCTGGCCGAGCTGTACCAGGAGCTGCGCGCCTACCCGGGCGGCGGCGAGCCCAGCCGGCCGCCCCGTACCGACCACGCCGACCTCACCCTTCCGCTGCGGCTGCGGTACCAGGACATGGAACTGTCCCTGATCTGCACCATCGCCACCTTCGGCATGCCGCTCGACGTCACCGTCGCCGAACTGGCCGTCGAGGCGTTCCTGCCGGCGGACGGCCCCACCGGCGAGCTGCTCAACCGCCTGCACACCGCCGCCCCCGCCGGTCCGGACCCGGCGGGGGCGGCGTAG